In Plasmodium falciparum 3D7 genome assembly, chromosome: 13, the following are encoded in one genomic region:
- a CDS encoding metacaspase-1 yields the protein MEKIYVKIYELSGLEDKDNFSCYIKIYWQNKKYKSCILQKNPYKFNEIFLLPIDIKNNVKDEKNNILSIEVWSSGILNNNKIAYTFFELDHIRRERISSEKINLIDVVKKCTLQISVHIINNNQDILFCNIKDIFGNNKNDKEIHDAILKYGGNERHIIKELRKEKEIGQYNNIYFNDYVNVLNTDPSQNYIYNDMPKITPNNIYNNMNNDQTNHTYLKAPNSLYNNENTIYSSNVHYSTYMNNSPTYKNSNNMNHVTNMYASNDLHNSNHFKPHSNAYSTINYDNNNYIYPQNHTNIYNRASPGSDQTLYFSPCNQKKALLIGINYYGTKYELNGCTNDTLRMKDLLVTKYKFYDSSNNIVRLIDNEANPNYRPTRRNILSALMWLTRDNKPGDILFFLFSGHGSQEKDHNHIEKDGYNESILPSDFETEGVIIDDELHKYLIQPLNEGVKLIAVVDSCNSGSSIDLAYKYKLKSKKWKEDKNPFHVICDVTQFSGCKDKEVSYEVNTGQIAPGGSLVTAMVQILKNNMNTPSIITYEYLLHNIHAHVKQHSNQTVTFMSSQKFNMNRLFDFEHIIKNKNNQLGQIINKYIEKNKSKNKNKLKHELKNLFFF from the coding sequence atggaaaaaatatacgtcaaaatatatgaattgtCTGGATTAGAAGATAAGGATAATTTTtcatgttatataaaaatatattggcagaataagaaatataaaagttGTATACTTCAAAAGAAtccatataaatttaatgaaatctttttattacctatagacataaaaaataatgttaaagatgagaaaaataatattttgtccATTGAAGTATGGTCCAGtggtatattaaataataataaaatagccTATACCTTTTTTGAGCTCGATCATATTAGAAGAGAAAGAATATCAAGTGAAAAGATTAATTTGATTGATGTTGTAAAGAAATGTACATTGCAAATATctgttcatataataaataataatcaagatatcctattttgtaatataaaagatatatttggtaataataaaaatgataaagaaataCATGATgccatattaaaatatggaGGTAATGAAAGGCATATAATTAAGGAACTTCgtaaagaaaaggaaattggacaatataataatatatattttaatgattATGTAAATGTTCTTAATACTGATCCATCtcagaattatatatataatgatatgcCTAAAATTAcaccaaataatatatataataatatgaataatgatCAAACAAatcatacatatttaaaagCACCTAAtagtttatataataacgAAAACACAATTTATTCATCTAATGTACATTATAGCACTTATATGAACAATTCACCTACTtataaaaattcaaataatatgaatcatGTAACAAATATGTATGCATCCAATGATTTACACAATTCAAATCATTTTAAACCTCATAGTAATGCATATAGCACtataaattatgataataataattatatatatcctcaaaatcatacaaatatatataatagagcATCTCCTGGTAGTGATCaaactttatatttttctccaTGTAATCAAAAGAAAGCATTGCTTATTGGGATAAATTATTATGGAACCAAATATGAATTGAATGGTTGTACAAATGATACACTGAGAATGAAAGATTTGCTagtaacaaaatataaattttatgatTCCTCAAATAATATAGTTAGATTGATTGATAACGAAGCAAATCCAAATTATAGACCTAcaagaagaaatattttatcagCACTTATGTGGTTAACTAGGGATAATAAACCAGgagatattttatttttccttttttcagGACATGGATCACAAGAAAAAGATCATAATCATATAGAAAAGGATGGTTATAATGAATCTATTCTACCGTCTGATTTTGAAACAGAAGGTGTAATTATTGATGATgaattacataaatatttaattcaaCCCTTAAATGAGGGAGTAAAATTAATAGCTGTTGTAGATAGTTGTAATTCTGGAAGTAGTATTGATTTagcttataaatataaattaaaatcaaaaaaatggaaagaaGACAAAAATCCATTCCATGTAATTTGTGATGTTACACAATTTAGTGGATGTAAAGATAAGGAAGTTTCTTATGAAGTTAACACAGGACAGATTGCACCAGGTGGATCATTAGTTACAGCTATGGTAcaaattttgaaaaataatatgaatacacCTTCTATTATAACTTATGAATActtattacataatatacatGCTCATGTCAAACAACATAGTAATCAAACTGTTACTTTTATGTCATCTCAAAAATTTAACATGAATAGACTATTCGATTTTGAACATATAATTAAGAACAAAAATAACCAACTAGGgcaaataattaataaatatatagaaaaaaataaaagcaaaaataaaaataagttaAAGCATGaacttaaaaatttatttttcttttaa